The following nucleotide sequence is from Salvelinus sp. IW2-2015 linkage group LG26, ASM291031v2, whole genome shotgun sequence.
tttagggccttcctctcagGTTTGAGTAGCACTGTAGTAGCACTCAAATAGCACTGTTGCAGTGCTATTTGAgttgttaattggattcgttccgacatttcttgatttcttgttgtgttttattcattttattttttgtgtgtgcttgtttgacattttactgcattgtttgtGGCTAGTAACATAAGAATTTCGCTGCACCCACTATAAcgtctgctaaactgtgtatgcaaccagtacactttgatttgatttgtctataGGCCTATAATTTCACAATGAAAGAAATGAGGGTtgggaaagccttccctgaaACTTGACAGTGAAGCTGACCACTGAGGTCATTTCATCCAGAGACGCAGCAGGAAGTTGAGCCATCACTTGACCAAGGATTCTGGGGGGCTGGTCGGGTAGAGTTAAAGAGGGAACTGATCGGTCTGCAGCATAAACTGACGAGGCAGATGCTGGCTCACCAACGAAGGAATCCAAAAGTAATTAGTAATGTAATGTCATTTCGAGTAAACCAATTGATTGCCTTACTAATTAcagtaactgattacattttaATTACAGTAACTGATTACAGTAATCTGATTACAAGTAATCCATCCAAACCTGAGTATAATAGTAGCATAACTTGCATtatgttttatatacagtgtatCTATGTACAACATATTACCCacaaattacaacacacacacgttatggATAAGCTTATTGTACAGCTGCCAGGTAAATAACACACAAAAGCTACCTTCAACAAGAGTCTCTGATATGCAGAGAGGTCTTTGACTTTGGTTTTGGCTGAAATCAGGGCAGAAAAGGTGTCTTGAGCACATTGTTGAACATGGAATAAACAGTAATATAAATGATCAATATGTTCTTATTTAAGTATTAATGATGTTTTATGACCAGTATACATGACAATTTTTATTGCTGCCTCAAATGAGTTGTCTGTatagtccccccaaaaaatccacaACATAAGATCCTGACATGACATGATTTGTGTTCTGTTCCAATGGCTACTTCTAGCCAAAGGGCAATGAGGCATAAATGATCGTGAGTGACATTAGACCTGTCACAATAGTCAACTGCAGAAGCAGGATTAATTTGTCCTGGTTTGAATATGACAATGAACTTACCGGCCTGGACAGACAGTACATTTGAGATAAAGATGAAAAACAGACAAAGAGGAAGATGGTCATATTTATATTGTTATTATAGCTGCTATTTTCTGTCAACGTTGACAgcaatgtaagaaaatgtggtaAGACGTGGATTCTTACGCTTCAGACATGGCTGCGGTTCTGTGTGTCGCCTGTCAAGGAAAAAGATgactaaaatggacaaaaaaaaaaaaatctcaactaTGTCACTATATTATGGACAATACAAGTGATGAGCatgcaaaaatgtatttcaactttctaaaaacatgtcGTTGGTTTGGATGACATTCATGTTCATTCTGCCAGGTTATCAATTTACATTTTGGcttgtttttttcattttacctttatttaactaggcaagtcagttgagaacaaatttgtatttacaatgacagcctaggaacaatgggttaactgccttgttcaggagcagaattgtcacgttctgaccctagttattgtgttaattgtttgttttagtgggtcaggacatgagttgggtgggcattctatgttttgtgtctgttttgtctatttctgtgtttgacctgatatggttctcaatcagaggcagctgtcaatcgttgtccctgattgagaaccatattaaggtagcctgtttggtgttgggtttttgtgggtgattgtcttccgtgtatgTAGTTGTGCCACatgggactgtttgtcggttagattctcttttgctattttgtttcgtttagtgttcagtttaataaaacatggacactttccactctgcgttttggtccgatccctacacctcctcttctgacgaagaggaggaaatctgccgtaacaagaatgacatatttttacctcgtcagctctgggatttgatctagcaactttttggttattggcccaacactctaaccactaggctacctgtcgttCAGAACTACAACAATTGACTGTTATAAAACATATGATACAACTACAGAAAATGAGATGATCTAGGAACCATTaaataacaaatgatagtcagTACTATTAACACAATGAATCTGTCTGACTTGTATTTAGTCTTTATTTAATGTCGTTTCTATTCAATATTGTTAGTATTTAGAAACATATCTCATTAGAATTTAGTATTTGAGGCATTGATTAAATAATGCTTTTATGTAGGTCTATAATTTCGTTTATGAAGGTATTCTCCCAAGAGATCTCCTTTTAATTATTGTAGACTTTAGATTGCATAAATTGTACATATAAATAGCTTAATTGGTTAGCTATCTTCTGTAACATCTCACAAAAATAGGATAGGTAACACAAATAACATAACAATTTTCTGGTATTTCGATAATTCATAAAATATCCAATTGTAAAAGAAAAACTGATTGCAATAGAAATTGTTGGCACACTAAAACAATCCTCAAGTAAATAAAGTGAACAAACTTCATATTTACTACTTCAACTTGACCTCTCTTTGTTGGGGTGACTACTCATACTGACCGCAAGCCACTTTCAAAACCATAATACTGAAAACGTACTTTTCATTTGAAGAAAACCTACTGTAACGTTACTGGTTGTCTATGTGAGGCTGGAGGGACGGAAAGTGAGTAGATATATAGATTCTCGACCTCATGTGAGGTGTTCACTAAAATAGACTCACTGTCCTCCCCCTTCTTGCTGTGAAATGCTGCAGATCCCAATCTCTGGTCTGTGGATGTTAATTATGTGTGTCTTTTCACCTGTCTGGTTGTCTGTTCATACACAGTGACCGAAGGGGGACAAACTTGATGAAGTGACTTGATTTCAGTTGAAGTGGTTGTACTACATGTGAGAGTGTAACAAAGTTTATATAAGTGATACATTATATGTGGTGTACACAACTAACAGCATTTCAGAGAATTTCGTCTATGTCACATAACTGTACAAAGCCATGTAATTTGGAAAATAATAATGACCACACAGATTTTAGTTAACCTCATCTGTATTATAAGAGTTGAATGTTCCCAAGgactttcatttttttgttttgtataccTGGCAGTGACTGGCACTAAAATAAGTCAGGTGTACCTCTGTCAACAATATTCTAAGTTGCACAAATTAGAAATCATTTTTTTGAACATGTTTTAGTAAGTAAGGGATTCTGGACGTATTTCTATCCCGTATATTGAGAGTGTATTAAAAGTATTGTCCTGTTGTCCACAAAATGAATATTTCTTGCATCTCGACCACAGCAATCCATAAGGCCCCCATAATCATTTGACAAGCAGTTAAATTTGCACTTGAGTTGAAAAGTGTATTGGTTTATTAATTAATAggtcatactgtacatgttgaaACACTTGCAACTCTTGATGGGGGATATGCAAATGCAGTAATACATTAGTAcgcagtgcattcgtaaagtattcagacccctggactttttctacattttgttactttacagccttattccaaaatggattagatactttttcccctcatcaatctacacacagtaccccataacgacaaagtgaaaacagggtaaaaaaacgtttttttgcaaatttatacaaaataaaaaatagaaataccttatttacataagtattcagacccttagctatgcgactcggaattgagctcaggtgcatcctgtttccattgatcatccttgagatgtttctacaacttgattggagtccacctgtggtaaattcaaatgattggacatgatttgaaaaggcacacacctgtctatatgaggtcccacagttaacagtgcatgtcagagcaaaaaccaagccatgaggtcaaaggaattgtccgtagagctccgagagaggattgtgtcgaggcacagatctggggaagggtaccaaaacatttatgcagcattgaaggtccccaagaacacagtggcgtccatcattcttaaatggaagaagtttggaactaccaaaactcttcctagagctggccgaccggacaaactgcgcaatcgggggagaagggcctttgtcatgGAGGGAACCAAGaactcagagttcctctgtcgagatgggagaaccttccagccatatctgcagcactcctccaatcaggcctttatggtagagtggccagacggaggccactcctcaataaaaggaacatgacagcccgcttggagttggccaaaaggcacctaaagactctcagaccttgagaaacaagattatctggtctgatgaaaccaagattgaactatttggcctcaatgccaagcatcacatctggaggaaacctccctacggtgaagcatggtggtggcatgcggcagggactgggagactagtcaggatagagggaaagatgaacagagcaaagtacagagagatcctccccatccaacctagcCAAGAGAACCAAGACAATTTTCTCTGACCTAAATGTAACACTGATATCAGGCGGTAGTGGAGGATTGTACATTAAACAAGAAACTGCACTTGAAATACtcaaaccattttttttattgtcttgTAACTTCTGCATACAGGTGTTGCAAATAAAGACATGCATTTGTTCAAATACAATATCTATTGTATTAATACTTAATAAAAACGTATTTTAACTATTTATATTTGCTTCAACAGTCTCGCATAGTTATTTCAATGAAAAATTTGATTTCatgtacaaaaaaataacaaatatatttcataactttttctttcttctccatgTGTTCACTCAGTTATCTCTTACAGTTATTATTGATACCTTCAGTTGCCCTCTCCTTTTGTTTTGCGTCTTCTTTTATCTCCAATCACAAAAGCCTTCCTTGATAATCATCACTAATCTGCAAAACATTTCATATCCCAAAGTAAACAGATGTAATTATAGTTCTGTGTCGTAGCAATATGCCGACTACAGGAATTGATCTTCTCAGTACATGCAATGTTTTGTGTGCCTTACCAAGCGTCAAACATCTTCTTTCTGCCCTCCATGCCTGACATGGCATCCACATTTTGACGCCAGTCGGTAACCTCCTCTTTCTGTGGGGACCAGAAATGTATCATTGACACTCGATCAGTCATTGACAAATAAACTAGCTTGAGAATAAACAAACACGTTCATCATTTGGATTCGAGATGAAGAGCATCTTAGATGTCTACTGTCTGTGATAATAGCTCAATATAACAAGTAAAAGCAAGTAGACGTCTTGACAAAGTACAACGGACTGAGCATGGACCAGTCTTACCTTCTCCTCTGCTTTCTTGACTGTCTTGAGGTTGGACTTGAAGTCGATTGTCTCTTTGTGCTTGGAGCCCAGCAGAACACTGAGCATCATCTCAGCTGAGATCTTCACCTTCTTCAGGCTTGGCTTCTTGAACTTGCTCTGCAGCTCAATGATCTTCAGCCCCAACTCATGGCACTGGCAGAGCACAGAGGACATAAAAACTTTCAGTCACAATACAGGCTTTCACATTTACTGTGACCATTGacaatgtcccaaatggcaccctattccctttatagtgcactaattttgaccaggccctatagggctttggttaaaagtagtgcactatatagggaatagagtgctatttgggacagatCCGTAGTCTTCCCAGTTGTACAGCAACGAGTATGTACTGTAGCTGACGTTCCCTCTTAATTAATGTTGTGAACTCATAGCCACTGGGAGGCAGTGTTTTGTATTATCAAAGACAGTACAGAATGAAGATGGaaatagaaatccctgatcacgcTTAtagcgatgtcatggcgacgttggatAGCTAAATTCATAcacagaaacacgtcatcgggtctaacggtcaACTCTCACTGAACTGCAtctgtgcaggccgtcaaataaAAGGTACTCCTTTGATATGAAGCTGTTTGTCACTTTCATGAGGTTGGAGTAATGACATGTTCAGCTATGTAAGACATTGGcttgaatctaggttgtgcctttagatttcgagaaaattaacaaccgaggaagaatttttcacttctctcattgacttctcaaaccccaaaccccagcctttttaaaatgtttctctttttttacaaaaaaataattaagtatttggttttaaatatttttaagtgtcaaaagtaaatgtaacttcaaaaatatacttaagtatcaaaagttaaagtaaaagtataaataatttctaattGCTTACATTAAGTTTTTTTTAatctacagatagccaggggcactctccaacactcagacataatttacaaattaagcatttttgtttagtcagtccaccagatcagaggcagtaggtttgaccagggatgttatcttgataagtgtgtgaattgtaccAATTTCTTGTCCtactaagtattcaaaatgtaacaagtacttttgggtgacagggaaaatgtatggagtaaaaagtacattcttttctttaggaatgtagtgaagtaaaaagaaaagaaaccccaaaaaactacttaatgtagtactttaaattatttttacttaatacTTTACACCCCTGATCTTTTGTCATTTCCCTCTGCAATTATTTGTTTTCTACAAATTATTTTTTGAGTATCCTACCTCCTTGTCATTTTTGGTAACTTTCAGTCGCACGTCGTATCGCTCCTCATCTACCACGTCGATCTTACGGTGCAGATCTTTGCACAAATCCTGCCAAGAGAACAAAAGACAGACAATTTATCAGATTTTCTTTTGTTGCACTTTCTGTAAAGAATTTCAACTGTCGtgtattataatgcattatgcacACCCTCACATGGCGACATAAATGCACTCATAACAGTATTGTATACAATGTCAATGTGAGTATCAGTATGTATACCTAGGTCTATATCCAGGTCTctgttgaaaaatagatttttatctcAACGAGACCCACCTAGTTAAACAAATTCTAATATACTTTCATCCCTTATTTTACTGAGAAAAATTATCAtctacagcaacaacctggggaacagTTACAGGAATGAGCTAATTAGGTGGCCatattgggaatttagccaggacaccagggttaacacccctactcttacaataagtgccatgagaTATTTAATGACCACAGGATACCTATTTTAACATCCCAACTGAAAGACAGCATCCTACATAGGgcagatatttttttagaccacaAAAAAGTGCCTCCTacaggccctccaacaccacGTTTAGCagtatctggtctcccatcctgggacagaccaggaccaaccctgcttagctccAGAGGATAGCCagtagtgggatgcagggtggcatGCTGCTGGCAGACTAAAGTTCAAATAAATAATACCATGAGCTCATCCACAGACAAGCCAGAAAGCTTGAGAGGAGGGACTCTCTCAGCCAgagcttcttctctttctctcttcttctcctccgtCTCAACCTCTAGCATCTGGCCAGCTACTGTCAGCAATCTGATCTATAGGAAGGAAACATAAAGCTACCacatgaggttggtggcatctgAATTGGAGAGGAGGGGCTCGTGAtaacggctggagcggaatgagtggaattgtatcaaacacATGTTTGATGCGATTCCATTCGCTCATCATAGCCATTTATTATgatctgtcctcccctcagcagtttCCACTGACAACTGCAGTGATCAATCTGTAGTAAGTATACAGCTACAGTCAGCAATCCGATCTATAGGAAGCACAAACATCCAAAGGAATGTAAACGTAGGTTCAAAAGGTGACAAGAGGTCGGGGTTCATGAGCTACACATGAGCTACGCGTTATGACATGCGTTCTGTttatgtcagtggaggctgctgaggggaggacggctcataataatggctggaatggagtcaatggaatggtatcaaacacatcaaacatgtggtttccatgtggttgatgccattccattgactccattccagccattattatgagccgtcctcccctcagcagcctccactggtttataTACTGTtcatatctcaaatcaaatcaaatcttatttgatacacgtgattagcagatgttattgcgggtgtagcgaaatgcttgtgcttctagctccgacagtgtaAGACTACATGTTTTTTTCTTGTGTTGACCATGGATGCCAATGCTCACCTTCAACCCCAATCGTCGGGCTGAGGAGATCTTGGACTTTTCTTTTGGTTTGGGCCTGTGTCAGCATTAAATTACAGAGGGGGAGAAATAGAGAACATAGAGATGTGCTGTTCTGTTATATGATGTGGTTAATCTTTCCAATGCACACGTCAACATCAATACTTACGCGTCCGCCATGTTTCCCTTGTTGTCTTAGTCCTGAAATTTGGAGGTAGAGGAAGTTAGTATTTTCACCctccacacaaacaaaaaaactaaacaacagAACATTCAGGCTTATATACAGTTCATGAGCATCCAGGTTGGCCTTTTTATCAACTggtgctaaaaaatatatatacattttgtaataatcttctttttttatttttatgtatttggtTGAAAAATATATTGCAAATACAATGTAGTGTATCTTTCACAAATTGTTGCCTCATGTTGCCTCATTGGACCTCTTTTAGATCATTTAATGTGCACTGCTGGTTAAGCCTGTGTCCAAGTCCAATAGAGGCCTGTGTCCAAGTCCAATAGAGGCCTGTGTCCAAGTCCAATAGAGGCCTGTGTCCAAGTCCAATAGAGGCCTGTGTCAAGTCCAATAGAGGCCTGTGGTCCAAGTCCAATAGGAGGCCTGTGTCCAAGTCCAATAGAGGCCTGTGTCCAAAGTACAATAGAGGCCTGTGTCCACATAGAGCCTGCAAGCCATTAGAGGCTGTGTCCAAGTCCAATAGAGGCTGTGGTCCAATAGAGGCTGTGTCCAAGTACATAGAGGCCTGTGTCCAAGTCCAAAAATAGAGCCTGTGTCAAGTTCCAATAGAGGCCTGTGTCCAAGTCCAATAGAGGCTGATCCAATGCCGTCCAATAGAGTGCCAAGTCAGAGGCCTGTGTCCAAGTCCAATAGAGGCCTTGGGTCCAAGTCCAATAGAGGCCCGTGTCCAGTCCAATAGAGGCCCGTGTCCAAGTCCATAGAGGCCCGTGTCCATACTTGAGGAAGGGAGGTATTTTATTGTAAACTTTTGAAATGTGTTCAGTATGTAAGGCAGAGAGGGCTCTTGTTATTTGAAGCTCACAGGATGTGAGGGTGAATGAGTAAgacaaaatgtaagtgcctttgaaaggggtacagtagtacagtaggtgccaggtgcagtggtttgtgtcaagaactgcaacgctactgggtttttcaggctcaacagtttcccgtgtgaatcaagaatagtccaccaccaaaggaaatccagccaacttgacacaactgtgggaagcgttggagtcaacatgggccagcatcccggtggagcactttcgacaccttgtagagtccatgatccaacgaatttgtatttattatggatcccattagctgctgccaaagcagcagctactcttcctggggtccagcaaaattaaggcagtttatacaattttaaaacattacaatacatttacagatttcacaacacctgtgtgccttcaggcccctactccaccactaccacaatatctacagtactaaatccatgtgtatgtaatAGTGCGTTtgttatcgtatgtgtgtgtgtgtgtgtgtgttgtgtgtggtgtgtgtgtgtgtgtgtgtgtgtgtgtgtttgtgtgtgtgtgtgtgtgtgtgtgtgtgtgttgtgttgtgtgtgtgtgtgtgtgtgtgtgtgtatgcatgtgtctgtgccaatgtttggtTGCTTcaacagtccctgctgttccataaggtgttttttttatccgttttttaaatcaaattttactgcttgcatcagttacttgatgtgaaatagagttccatgtagtcatggctctatgtagtactgtgtgccccccaaagtctgttctggacttggggactgtgaagagacctctggtggcatgtcttgtggggtatgcatgggtgtccaagttgtgtgccagtagtttagacagacagctcggtgcattcaacatgtcaatacctctcataaataaaagtagtgatgatgtcaatctctcctccactttcagccaggagagattgacatgcatattattaatattagctctctgtgtacatccaagggccagccgtgctgccctgttctgagccaattgcaattttcctaagtccttttttgtggcacctgaccacacgactgaacagtagtcaaggtgtgacaaaactagggcctgtaggacctgccttgttgataatgttgttaagaaggcagagcatcgctttattatagacagacttctccccatcttagctactactagATCAATATGTTTTAACCCTGACAggttacaatctagtgttactccaagctgTTTAGTCATCTcgacttgctcaatttccacactatttattacaagatttagttgaggtttagggtttagtgagtgttttgttccaaatacaatgcttttagttttggaatatTTAGGGCTAACCTATTCCTTGCcatccactctgaaactaactgctctttgttgagtgttgcagtcatttcagtcactgtagtagctgatgtgtatagtgttgagtcatccgcatacatagaaactctggctttactcaaagtcagtggcatgtcgttagtaaaaggagcctaaacagctaccctggtgtcacgccctgaccttagagaacctttttatttctctctttggttaggtcagggtgtgatgtgggtgggcattcaagttttctatttctttgttggccgggtatggttcccaatcagaggcagctgtctattgttgtctctgattgggaatcatacttaggcagcctttttcccacctgtgtttgtgggtaattatttattttctgtgagtgtttgtgtgcgccacggttgcgtcacgttcggtttctgtttacctgttttttgtgaaggtttcacttcgattaaagatgtggaattacatgcacgctgcgccttgacttatttatgacagggagtttgaagatAGTGAACGTGACACcttgggaattcctgattctaactgtattatatttgataggcttccattaaagaacaccctctgtgttctgttagacaaataactctttatccacattatagcagggggtgtaaagccataacatacgtttttccagcagcaggctatgatcaataatgtcaaaagctgcactgcagtctaacaagacagcccccactgGGGCGTATGAtgatcatcagtcatttgtgtaagtgctgtgcttgttgagtgtccttccctataagcatgctgaaattctgttgccaatttgtttactgtaaaatagcattgtatctggtcaaacaccattttttcccagaagtttactaagtgttggtaacaggctgattggtcggctatttgagccagtaaagggggctttactattcttgggtagcggaatgactttagcttccctccaggcctgagggcacacgctctctagtatgcttaaattgaagatgtggcaaataggagtggcaatatcatctactattatcctcagtaactttccatctcaattgtcagaccctggtggcttgtcattgatgatagacaatacttttttcacgtcttccacactgactttacggaattcaaaagtataATTCttatctttcataatttggtccgatatacttggatgtgtagtgtcagcgtttgttgctggcatgtcatccctaaatgttattattttgccaatgaaaaagtaattgaagtagtttgcaatatcagtgggctttgtgatgaatgaaccatctgattcaataaatgaaggagccgagttggctttttttctcaaaatgtaatttaagg
It contains:
- the LOC111952865 gene encoding troponin I, slow skeletal muscle-like, which codes for MADAPKPKEKSKISSARRLGLKIRLLTVAGQMLEVETEEKKREREEALAERVPPLKLSGLSVDELMDLCKDLHRKIDVVDEERYDVRLKVTKNDKECHELGLKIIELQSKFKKPSLKKVKISAEMMLSVLLGSKHKETIDFKSNLKTVKKAEEKKEEVTDWRQNVDAMSGMEGRKKMFDA